The Juglans regia cultivar Chandler chromosome 2, Walnut 2.0, whole genome shotgun sequence genome includes a window with the following:
- the LOC109014504 gene encoding uncharacterized protein LOC109014504: MAAAVSFSGRTPCPRLNSKAEEWLAHGPSLPYKGTCHFNNSKIIPQHGLYVRRQAESRMFRGRIPVRATFSNRNSSFGSSSTSSSDTINRFYTCINEKNLKQLREIISEDCYIEDCSFPQPFQGKKDFMQFLEQLTACMGQNVKFTIGPVCEADELAAGVKWHLEWKKKQIPFTRGCSFFECSKQGERIIIKKAQVVIESPFKPGGFALILLKTVTSLFDDFPKATEWFLRSPHVVLQWALRIYAILVAPFINPLLEGYIKFWNVVARALLLAFNILRYISKFFFN; the protein is encoded by the exons ATGGCTGCTGCTGTCAGTTTCTCCGGTCGAACCCCATGCCCACGTTTGAACTCCAAGGCAGAGGAATGGCTCGCCCACGGACCCAGCTTGCCCTACAAAGGAACTTGTCATTTTAACAACAGCAAGATAATACCTCAGCATGGCCTTTATGTAAGAAGGCAGGCAGAAAGCAGAATGTTCAGAGGCCGCATACCTGTTAGAGCTACTTTCTCAAATAGAAACTCAAGTTTTGGGTCAAGTTCAACGTCTTCATCAGATACAATCAACAGATTCTACACATGCATCAATGAGAAGAACTTGAAGCAACTACGTGAAATCATATCCGAAGACTGCTATATTGAGGACTGCTCCTTTCCCCAACCATTCCAGGGAAAAAAG GATTTTATGCAGTTTTTGGAACAACTTACCGCATGCATGGGCCAGAATGTTAAGTTCACAATTGGACCTGTTTGTGAAGCAGATGAGTTGGCCGCTGGAGTGAAATGGCACTTGG aatggaaaaagaaacagaTCCCCTTCACCAGAGGCTGCAGCTTCTTTGAGTGTTCAAAACAGGGAGAAagaataattattaa GAAAGCGCAAGTCGTGATTGAATCACCATTCAAGCCAGGAGGCTTTGCTCTG ATTCTGTTGAAGACTGTGACGTCATTATTTGATGATTTCCCCAAGGCCACCGAAT GGTTCCTGAGGAGTCCCCACGTAGTATTACAATGGGCACTAAGGATTTACGCCATTCTTGTGGCACCTTTTATCAATCCTCTACTGGAAGGCTACATAAAGTTTTGGAATGTTGTGGCTCGAGCTCTTCTCTTGGCATTTAACATCTTGCGCTACATTTCTAAATTCTTCTTCAACTAG